Proteins co-encoded in one Acipenser ruthenus chromosome 3, fAciRut3.2 maternal haplotype, whole genome shotgun sequence genomic window:
- the LOC117394340 gene encoding E3 ubiquitin-protein ligase TRIM39-like — translation MSDSSSDSLVLCTLHNEGLILYCRDCRLCICPACLVNERHRSHSLISFKDACKAEKGILEIKAKQLKKNQEKLQKNLQQLSASEKEVEETVEKVKNSVKAMYGEMRALLEQDEQNTYRLIEAEYHNMLRQIHSRVNGGFNLIEAAMNVVENVEHMDNFKLAECGSINILMEVNSMKTSIEAFEAIHISLGKDVQVDNKRLKSLENCVDEILKSTKKFLPRPWQYSENITFDENTAHRNLRVTEDRREIRFVSQAQSVLEKPERFTKTPNVMATQIFSSGRHYWEVMLKGKENWGVGVAYPTMSRTGTRRDMTLGFNKESWVFQLSDGEFYAMHNGDAIHLICKKFHRLGVFLDYEDGKLSFYAVDNFCLLYTFKTKFRKPVTPAFKTYDKSSTWPLVLCPMLPEPKEPVSDIGEPNPTKEDSVSYFSERL, via the exons ATGAGTGACTCATCTTCCGATTCACTAGTTTTGTGCACATTGCATAATGAGGGTCTGATACTCTACTGTAGGGACTGCAGGCTGTGCATCTGTCCCGCGTGTTTGGTAAACGAAAGACATCGCAGTCACTCACTCATTTCCTTCAAAGATGCATGCAAAGCAGAGAAA GGGATACTGGAGATTAAGGCAAAGCAACTGAAGAAGAACCAAGAAAAGCTGCAGAAAAACTTGCAGCAGCTTTCTGCCAGCGAGAAAGAAGTGGAG GAAACAGTTGAAAAAGTGAAGAATTCGGTGAAAGCCATGTACGGAGAGATGCGTGCGCTACTAGAGCAGGATGAGCAAAACACATACCGTCTGATCGAGGCTGAGTACCACAACATGCTGCGCCAAATCCACAGCCGGGTGAATGGGGGGTTCAATTTAATTGAGGCTGCCATGAACGTGGTGGAAAACGTGGAGCACATGGACAATTTCAAGCTTGCTGAGTGCGGCAGCATCAACATACTGATG GAGGTCAATTCAATGAAAACCAG TATTGAAGCGTTCGAGGCCATACATATATCTTTAGGGAAGGATGTCCAAGTTGACAACAAGAGGCTGAAGTCACTGGAGAATTGTGTAGATGAAATCCTGAAGAGCACCAAGAAATTCCTGCCGCGGCCTTGGCAAT ACTCTGAGAACATCACGTTCGACGAGAACACTGCTCACAGGAACCTGAGAGTCACAGAGGACCGGAGAGAAATAAGGTTTGTATCACAGGCCCAGAGCGTCCTGGAAAAGCCAGAGAGGTTCACCAAGACCCCCAATGTCATGGCAACTCAGATCTTCTCCAGCGGTCGCCACTACTGGGAGGTTATGCTCAAGGGCAAAGAAAACTGGGGTGTTGGGGTGGCTTACCCTACAATGTCAAGGACTGGGACCAGGAGAGACATGACATTGGGTTTCAACAAGGAGTCCTGGGTGTTCCAGTTGTCTGATGGAGAATTTTATGCCATGCACAACGGAGATGCCATCCACCTGATCTGCAAGAAGTTTCACCGCCTTGGGGTCTTCCTAGACTATGAAGATGGGAAGCTGTCCTTCTATGCGGTAGACAACTTCTGTCTGTTGTACACCTTCAAAACCAAGTTTCGCAAGCCAGTCACTCCTGCCTTCAAGACATATGACAAGTCAAGTACCTGGCCCCTGGTATTGTGCCCCATGCTGCCAGAGCCTAAAGAGCCTGTGTCTGATATAGGAGAGCCTAATCCTACAAAGGAGGATTCTGTTAGCTATTTCAGTGAGAGGCTCTGA